One genomic window of Motacilla alba alba isolate MOTALB_02 chromosome 1, Motacilla_alba_V1.0_pri, whole genome shotgun sequence includes the following:
- the TDRD3 gene encoding tudor domain-containing protein 3 isoform X2 codes for MLRLQMTDGHTSCTAIEYSSMSKISLNTPPGTKIRLSGIVEVRNGFLLLDDSNTAVLGGEVEHLIEKWELQRSLAKHNRSNIGTEGGPPPFVPFGQKCASYVQVDSRDLDRRKTLQMTNTVKPVADNDEFEKQRTAAIAEVAKSKETKTFGGGGGSNRSNLSVSAGGNRNRELFQKEKIAKPEGKNEGVYRELVDEKALKHITEMGFSKEAARQALMDNSNSLEAALNFLLNNNKQKPIQGPPPRGKGKGRGRIRPEDEEELGNARPSAPSTLFDFLESKMGTLTVEEPKLQFQPTHQVQHKVMNTEQNGIKENHSRHVSRNDMRQPRNEKPPRFQKDFQNSRQALEGGGLPRNRGPERHSSLEHWTDEKNKSDRHYPRNDRSKDLGYPITTHQSDITFKKRDNNIQNRAGKGVSFSEFKENSAAQDVTDNNNQKRGKRENQTHNSENFCDRKARTISSEAFMVKREQHFGINNDYQNPSRTDNFSAVPNGDTEHHQKGRRVGPIKSSGPTVIPSFDDKMLYYNTGPKKRTGPIKPEKILEPSSHMEYGKSWRPGDECFALYWEDNKFYRAEIEALHSSGTTAVVKFSDYGNYEEVLLSNIRPVHADTWEEEEETYEQTLEFRRGGDGQPRRSTRPTQQFYQPPRARN; via the exons ATGTTACGTTTACAGATGACTGATGGACACACAAGCTGCACAGCTATAGAATACAGTAGCATGTCAAAAATAAG CCTGAATACTCCACCTGGAACAAAAATTAGGCTTTCAGGAATTGTTGAAGTGAGAAATGGATTCTTGCTGTTGGATGACAGTAACACAGCAGTTCTTGGAGGTGAAGTGGAGCATCTTATAGAAAAGTGGGAATTACAAAGG agtTTGGCAAAACACAATAGGAGTAACATTGGAACAGAAGGTGGCCCTCCTCCTTTTGTACCTTTTGGGCAG aaatgtgcaTCTTATGTGCAAGTGGATAGCAGAGATCTTGATCGCAGAAAGACTCTGCAAATGACAAATACTGTAAAACCTGTTGCGGACAATGATGaatttgaaaagcagagaacagCTGCTATTGCAGAAGTAGCGAAGAGCAAAGAG ACCAAGACATTTGGAGGAGGTGGTGGTAGTAACAGAAGCAATCTCAGTGTGAGCGCTGGAGGGAATCGAAACAGGGAACTGTTCCAAAAAGAGAAGATAGCAAAACCAGAGGGGAAGAATGAAGGTGTTTACCGAGAACTG GTTGATGAAAAGGCTCTAAAACACATAACAGAGATGGGTTTTAGCAAAGAAGCAGCAAGACAGGCACTTATGGATAACAGTAACAGCCTAGAGGCAGcattaaattttcttctgaacaaCAATAAACAGAAACCCATTCAGGGACCACCACCTAGAG GTAAGGGGAAGGGCCGAGGCCGAATAAGACCTGAAGATGAAGAAGAGCTAGGAAATGCCAGACCATCTGCACCAAGCACACTGTTTGATTTCTTGGAATCCAAAATGGGTACTCTAACAGTAGAGG aacCAAAATTGCAATTTCAGCCAACACATCAAGTACAGCACAAAGTTATGAATACAGAACAGAATGGCATCAAAGAGAATCATTCAAGACATGTTTCTCGCAATGACATGAGACAACCAAGGAATGAGAAACCCCCTCGctttcaaaaggattttcagaaTTCAAGGCAGGCTTTGGAAGGTGGTGGGTTACCAAGAAACAGAGGTCCTGAAAGGCACAGCTCTTTAGAACACTggacagatgaaaaaaataaaagtgacagACATTATCCTAGAAATGATAGGTCAAAGGATTTGGGTTATCCCATAACCACTCACCAGAGTGATATTACTTTCAAAAAAAGGGATAACAACATACAAAACCGAGCAGGAAAAGGAGTGTCTTTCTCAGAATTCAAGGAAAATTCTGCTGCTCAAGATGTGACAGACAACAATAACCAGAAAcgtgggaaaagggaaaaccaaacacacaatTCCGAAAATTTTTGTGATAGGAAGGCACGAACAATAAGTAGTGAAGCCTTTATGGTAAAACGTGAGCAACATTTTGGTATTAATAATGATTACCAAAATCCAAGTAGGACTGATAATTTTAGTGCTGTACCAAATGGAGATACTGAACATCATCAGAAAGGAAGACGAGTAGGACCTATCAAATCATCAGGACCCACTGTCATCCCATCTTTTGATGACAAAATGTTGTATTACAACACCGGTCCCAAAAAGAGAACTGGGCCCATCAAACCAGAGAAAATACTGGAACCATCAAGTCACATGGAGTATGGAAAAAGTTGGAGACCAGGGGATGAATGCTTTGCTCTTTATTGGGAAGACAACAAG tTCTACCGGGCGGAAATTGAAGCTCTCCATTCTTCTGGGACAACTGCAGTTGTTAAATTCAGTGATTATGGAAATTATGAAGAGGTGCTTCTCAGCAACATCAGGCCTGTTCATGCAGACACGTGG
- the TDRD3 gene encoding tudor domain-containing protein 3 isoform X1, giving the protein MADRARAALSESGWCLSDEGIEACLSSSEKVNTNDIILVALNTDLRTIGKKFLPSDINGGKVEKLEGPCVLQIQKIRNVAAPKDNEESQAAPRMLRLQMTDGHTSCTAIEYSSMSKISLNTPPGTKIRLSGIVEVRNGFLLLDDSNTAVLGGEVEHLIEKWELQRSLAKHNRSNIGTEGGPPPFVPFGQKCASYVQVDSRDLDRRKTLQMTNTVKPVADNDEFEKQRTAAIAEVAKSKETKTFGGGGGSNRSNLSVSAGGNRNRELFQKEKIAKPEGKNEGVYRELVDEKALKHITEMGFSKEAARQALMDNSNSLEAALNFLLNNNKQKPIQGPPPRGKGKGRGRIRPEDEEELGNARPSAPSTLFDFLESKMGTLTVEEPKLQFQPTHQVQHKVMNTEQNGIKENHSRHVSRNDMRQPRNEKPPRFQKDFQNSRQALEGGGLPRNRGPERHSSLEHWTDEKNKSDRHYPRNDRSKDLGYPITTHQSDITFKKRDNNIQNRAGKGVSFSEFKENSAAQDVTDNNNQKRGKRENQTHNSENFCDRKARTISSEAFMVKREQHFGINNDYQNPSRTDNFSAVPNGDTEHHQKGRRVGPIKSSGPTVIPSFDDKMLYYNTGPKKRTGPIKPEKILEPSSHMEYGKSWRPGDECFALYWEDNKFYRAEIEALHSSGTTAVVKFSDYGNYEEVLLSNIRPVHADTWEEEEETYEQTLEFRRGGDGQPRRSTRPTQQFYQPPRARN; this is encoded by the exons gtGTCTTTCAGATGAAGGAATTGAAGCTTGCTTAAGTTCATCTGAAAAAGTTAATACAAATGATATTATCCTAGTTGCCCTTAAT ACAGATTTAAGAACGATTGGCAAGAAATTCCTCCCCAGTGACATCAATGGTGGAAAGGTGGAAAAG CTGGAAGGGCCATGTGTcctgcaaatacagaaaattcGCAATGTTGCTGCACCAAAGGATAATGAAGAATCTCAGGCTGCTCCCAGAATGTTACGTTTACAGATGACTGATGGACACACAAGCTGCACAGCTATAGAATACAGTAGCATGTCAAAAATAAG CCTGAATACTCCACCTGGAACAAAAATTAGGCTTTCAGGAATTGTTGAAGTGAGAAATGGATTCTTGCTGTTGGATGACAGTAACACAGCAGTTCTTGGAGGTGAAGTGGAGCATCTTATAGAAAAGTGGGAATTACAAAGG agtTTGGCAAAACACAATAGGAGTAACATTGGAACAGAAGGTGGCCCTCCTCCTTTTGTACCTTTTGGGCAG aaatgtgcaTCTTATGTGCAAGTGGATAGCAGAGATCTTGATCGCAGAAAGACTCTGCAAATGACAAATACTGTAAAACCTGTTGCGGACAATGATGaatttgaaaagcagagaacagCTGCTATTGCAGAAGTAGCGAAGAGCAAAGAG ACCAAGACATTTGGAGGAGGTGGTGGTAGTAACAGAAGCAATCTCAGTGTGAGCGCTGGAGGGAATCGAAACAGGGAACTGTTCCAAAAAGAGAAGATAGCAAAACCAGAGGGGAAGAATGAAGGTGTTTACCGAGAACTG GTTGATGAAAAGGCTCTAAAACACATAACAGAGATGGGTTTTAGCAAAGAAGCAGCAAGACAGGCACTTATGGATAACAGTAACAGCCTAGAGGCAGcattaaattttcttctgaacaaCAATAAACAGAAACCCATTCAGGGACCACCACCTAGAG GTAAGGGGAAGGGCCGAGGCCGAATAAGACCTGAAGATGAAGAAGAGCTAGGAAATGCCAGACCATCTGCACCAAGCACACTGTTTGATTTCTTGGAATCCAAAATGGGTACTCTAACAGTAGAGG aacCAAAATTGCAATTTCAGCCAACACATCAAGTACAGCACAAAGTTATGAATACAGAACAGAATGGCATCAAAGAGAATCATTCAAGACATGTTTCTCGCAATGACATGAGACAACCAAGGAATGAGAAACCCCCTCGctttcaaaaggattttcagaaTTCAAGGCAGGCTTTGGAAGGTGGTGGGTTACCAAGAAACAGAGGTCCTGAAAGGCACAGCTCTTTAGAACACTggacagatgaaaaaaataaaagtgacagACATTATCCTAGAAATGATAGGTCAAAGGATTTGGGTTATCCCATAACCACTCACCAGAGTGATATTACTTTCAAAAAAAGGGATAACAACATACAAAACCGAGCAGGAAAAGGAGTGTCTTTCTCAGAATTCAAGGAAAATTCTGCTGCTCAAGATGTGACAGACAACAATAACCAGAAAcgtgggaaaagggaaaaccaaacacacaatTCCGAAAATTTTTGTGATAGGAAGGCACGAACAATAAGTAGTGAAGCCTTTATGGTAAAACGTGAGCAACATTTTGGTATTAATAATGATTACCAAAATCCAAGTAGGACTGATAATTTTAGTGCTGTACCAAATGGAGATACTGAACATCATCAGAAAGGAAGACGAGTAGGACCTATCAAATCATCAGGACCCACTGTCATCCCATCTTTTGATGACAAAATGTTGTATTACAACACCGGTCCCAAAAAGAGAACTGGGCCCATCAAACCAGAGAAAATACTGGAACCATCAAGTCACATGGAGTATGGAAAAAGTTGGAGACCAGGGGATGAATGCTTTGCTCTTTATTGGGAAGACAACAAG tTCTACCGGGCGGAAATTGAAGCTCTCCATTCTTCTGGGACAACTGCAGTTGTTAAATTCAGTGATTATGGAAATTATGAAGAGGTGCTTCTCAGCAACATCAGGCCTGTTCATGCAGACACGTGG